A region of the Chitinophagaceae bacterium genome:
TTATCATGAAATAGAGGAGTACATCGCCAAAATTGCACCTGAAAAGAAAGGTATAGTTGAAAATTATACCGGAAATAAGCCATTATTTGATGTTAACGGTCTTACAAAACAGATAAAATCACTTTTTGGGAAAACTGTTACCATGCAAAGTGGGTCATATCTGGTCATAGAACATACGGAAGCTTTACACGTAATTGATGTAAACAGCGGTCCGAAAGCGGCTAATAAAGGCGATCAGGAGACAGTTAGTTATCAGGTAAATTCAGATGCTGCCAGAGAAATTGCCAGACAAATGCGATTACGGGATATTGGTGGTATTATAATCATCGATTTCATTGATATGCGCTCGGCTGAAAACAAAAAGAAACTCTATACAGAAATGAAAGAGTTTATGAAAAACGACCGGGCAAAGCATACTGTACTTCCTTTAACAAAGTTTGGGCTAATGCAGATAACCCGCCAAAGGGTAAGGCCTGAAATAAACATCAAAACTACCGAAACTTGTCCAAGCTGTCGCGGTACCGGAAAAATAGAATCTTCTATTTTAATCACCGATGAAATAGAGCGACACCTTGAATATTTAACCAACAGTCATAAAAAAATCAGTCTGATAGTACACCCCTATTTAGAATCATTTCTGAAAAAAGGTCTTATGTCTGTTCAGCTTAAGTGGTTTTTAAAATATAAAAAATGGATTACTATAAGGCCTGATGTAAATGCCGGTCTGGTTGATTTTCATTTTTTAGACAAAAGCAATGAGCAAATTATCATATAGATTCAAAGTGAATTTAGTAGCTTTGAGAACTAAAAATTAAGTACATGTCTGAAACACAAAAAAAACTGGAATCATTAGCCTCACAGGTTAGAAGAGATATAGTAAGAATGACTCACAGTGCAAAATCCGGGCATCCGGGAGGATCACTTGGTTGTGCCGATTTTTTAGTGGCCCTGTACTTTGAGGTAATGAATATTAAGCCTGATTTTACCATGGACGGTGAAGGGGAAGATTTATTTTTCCTCTCAAACGGGCATATATCACCTGTTTGGTACAGTGTTTTGGCTCGTAAAGGGTTTTTTAAGCCGGCAGAGCTTTCGACATTCAGACTGATTGACAGTCGCCTGCAGGGTCACCCTACAACTAAAGAAGGCTTACCCGGCATAAGAGTTGCCTCGGGTTCTTTGGGTCAAGGCTTATCTGTGGCTATCGGAGCTGCTTTGGCAAAAAAACAAAACAATGATGACGGATTG
Encoded here:
- a CDS encoding Rne/Rng family ribonuclease, whose product is MERELYINSSPSGVDLALIEDKRLVEYHKEGTNKQFTVGDVCFGKVTKVIPGLNAAFVNVGYEKEGFLHYTDLSPQYKSLSKFTKSAVAGNAGDKLLQNFEFEKDIFKNGKITDVLENKQTILVQILKEPISTKGPRLSCEISLPGRYIILSPFTNSIGISKKISNADERKRLLRLMESIKPKNFGLVVRTAAEGKSVVNLHEDLERLITRWEEIKKNLRGSSAPKKVFSELSKTSTILRDLLNDDFNKITTNDKALYHEIEEYIAKIAPEKKGIVENYTGNKPLFDVNGLTKQIKSLFGKTVTMQSGSYLVIEHTEALHVIDVNSGPKAANKGDQETVSYQVNSDAAREIARQMRLRDIGGIIIIDFIDMRSAENKKKLYTEMKEFMKNDRAKHTVLPLTKFGLMQITRQRVRPEINIKTTETCPSCRGTGKIESSILITDEIERHLEYLTNSHKKISLIVHPYLESFLKKGLMSVQLKWFLKYKKWITIRPDVNAGLVDFHFLDKSNEQIII
- a CDS encoding transketolase; its protein translation is MSETQKKLESLASQVRRDIVRMTHSAKSGHPGGSLGCADFLVALYFEVMNIKPDFTMDGEGEDLFFLSNGHISPVWYSVLARKGFFKPAELSTFRLIDSRLQGHPTTKEGLPGIRVASGSLGQGLSVAIGAALAKKQNNDDGLIYTLQGDGEMQEGQIWEALMFAPHHKVDNLIMTIDYNGQQIDGPTEDVISLGDFPAKLKAFDWEVLEMNGNDMESVLNTLKTAKSKTGKGKPVAIVMTTEMGHGVDFMVNDHNWHGVPPNDEQLENALSQLKETIGDY